CTGACGCCGACTCCGGGCGCACAGACGACGTCTGCGAACTGACCAGCATCGGCGTCCTCGAGAGTTGGCGCGGCCAGGGCGTCGGCGCACACGTCGTCGAACGACTGGTCGAGTACGCCGGCGATCAGGGGTTCGAGACCGTCTACGCCCTGACGGGCGAAGGAAGTTATCTCGCCCAGTTCGGCTTTCGACGAATCGAGGAGTCGGCGCTGCCGGTGCCGTTACAGAATCGACTCGAGGACAAACGCGACGGCGTCGATCCCGACGCCGTTCCCCTCGAGATTGACGTCGACGAGTTTCAACTGCCCGAGCGACTCCGCGAGGCGTTCAAACGGGCGCCCGACGATCGCGACGAGGACTCGGACGACGATTCTCCCGAGGACTTCGGGATCGACCCCGAGTCGGCGACGTACAAGTACGATACGGGTCGCTAGCTCGAGCCGTTCGCCGCCGGTCGCACGCCGCGTCGTCGCTCGGTACCGGCTGCTCCATTTCGGCTCCACCACGGCTCGAGTGAAAAGCGGCCGTCCCGACTCGAGTGACTCTCGCGGATTCGTACCGGTTCCACTCGTCGACCGATTAGCGACCCACTGGTACCGATCGCAACTCGAGACGATACTGGCCGCCTTCATCAAGCTTCAAGCCCCACCCCAACCTAGATAAACGATAATGTTCGATTCCGACGATCT
Above is a window of Natronorubrum tibetense GA33 DNA encoding:
- a CDS encoding GNAT family N-acetyltransferase, translated to MYVRDAKNREEVWLLDAIEAMELDETAFRSRDYVVAVDETSGEKAGFGRIRVHKRDDAGSADADSGRTDDVCELTSIGVLESWRGQGVGAHVVERLVEYAGDQGFETVYALTGEGSYLAQFGFRRIEESALPVPLQNRLEDKRDGVDPDAVPLEIDVDEFQLPERLREAFKRAPDDRDEDSDDDSPEDFGIDPESATYKYDTGR